The genomic region GTTGGATCTTAAAAAAGATATCTTTTTTTAAGATTAATAATTTAATTTCATGTATGAAAATTGTGGACAGGCTATCTCTTGGACCACATGAATCTGTGGTTATAATACAGATAGAAAAATCAAAGTTAATATTAGGTGTGACGTCTAAAAATATTACTCATTTACATACTATTTCGTCTATTTTAGACATAGATAAACTAGAAAAAAAGACAAATAATATTACTTTTTCAAAAAAAAATTTTTTTAGTAATACTTTAAAAAAATTTTCTAAAAAATTCTGGAAAAAAATAATGTTTTATCGAATTATTCCTTTTTTATTTTTTTTATTGTTTTGTCCAACTGTTCGCGCAGAAATTCCCGGGTTAACAAGTCATCTTTTGGAAAATGGAGGGCAAACATGGTCTGTTCCAGTACAAACGTTAGTTTTTTTAACATCATTAACTTTTCTTCCTGCATTTGTTTTAATGATGACTAGTTTCACAAGAATTGTTATTGTTTTTGGTTTACTACGTAACGCATTAGGCACACCATATGCACCACCAAATCAAATATTAATTGGATTGGCGCTATTTTTAACGTTTTTTATTATGTCTCCAACTTTTGATAAAGTGTATCAAGAAGCTTATATTCCATTTAGTGAAGAAAAAATAAATATGGAAGATGCCATCTTAAAAGGTTCTGAGCCTTTAAAAAAATTTATGTTAAATCAAACACGGACACCTGATTTAGAATTATTTTCTAAATTAGCGCATATTTCTTCTTACAAAAATAAAAATGAAATCCCAATGCGTGTTTTATTACCGTCATTTATCACTAGTGAACTTAAAACAGCATTTCAAATTGGTTTTACTATTTTTATACCATTTTTAATTATTGATTTAGTTGTAGCAAGTGTATTAATGGCTCTTGGTATGATGATGGTTCCGCCTTCAACGATCTCTTTACCTTTTAAATTAATGTTGTTTGTATTAGTTGATGGATGGCAATTATTAATTTCTTCTTTAGCACAAAGTTTTAATATATAATGCAATTTTTGCATAAATGTGGTGTACATATTATTAAATATTTTTATATGAATTTTATTAAGTGGAGATGTTTATGACATCGGGATATGTAATGGAATTATTTCATGATGCCATGAAAATTACATTAATTCTTGCATCACCATTATTATTAGCTGCTTTAATTAGTGGTTTAATTATCAGTATTTTGCAAGCAGCTACTCAAATCAACGAGCAAACTTTATCTTTTATTCCTAAGATTATTTCTGTTTTAGGAGTCATAGCGATACTAGGACCTTGGATGTTAGGTATAATGCTAGATTATATGCATAATTTATTTAATAATATACCATTGGTTATAAAATAATGTTGACATTTAATAGTTTTCAATTAATGACATTGATTAGTAATTTTTTTTGGCCCATGGTTCGTATTTTATCTTTTGTTTCAATAGCACCTATTTTTAATGACAAATTGTTTAATAAAAAAAATAAAATCATTTTATCTGCTATGATCAGTTTTTTAATATCTCCATTTTTACCTAAAGTTCAAACTGTATTGTTTTCAGATATTGGTTTTGTGTTACTATTTCAGCAAATATTAATTGGTGTTGTTTTAGGTTTTACTGTACAATTATTATTTGTTGCGGCTAATTTATCTGGAGAAATAATAGGTTTGCAAATAGGTTTATCATTTGCAACTTTTTTTAATCCAAATAGTTATATTGGTACTTCTATAATATCTCGTTTATTGAATATTTTGATGTTATTGTTTTTTTTAGTTATTAATGCGCATCTTTATTTCATTTCTATGTTGATTGATAGTTTTTATAGTATGCCTATTGATAATTATCTTTTAAACTCAAATATTTTTTTTACTTTATTAAAATTTTCTAGTCATATTTTTTTAAATAGTATTTTATTTGTTTTACCAATTATAATTATTTTTTTAACACTTAGTTTTATTATGAGTATATTAAATCGTTTATCTCCTCAGATATCTATTTTTTCAATTGGTTTTCCATTAAATTTATTAACTGGCATATTATCATTATATTTTTTAATATCTGTTACATTTCCTTATTTTAAAAAGTTATTACATGAATCAATATTTTTTATATCTCAGACATTATTAAATGTATCTGGATAATTTTCAATCAATGAATAATATTATCTTTTCTTTACATACATAAAAAAATATGATTAAAGTATAATTTTTTTAAAAATTATACTTTAATATTTTTATCAGAATAATTTTTAATGAAAATTTTTATTTAATTTTGCCTTCATGGTATAAAACATGTCTGCGAATGATAGGATCATATTTTTTAAATTTTAACTTATCTGGCGTGTTTCTTTTGTTTTTAGTAGTAGTATAATAGTGACCAGTTCCTGCGGATGATATCATTTTGATTTTTTCACGATTTTTTTTAGCCATTTATTTATCCTTGATTTTTTTTATTATAGTTTCAATTCCTTTCTTATTAATATAACGCATGCCATTAGCTGAAACACGTAGTTTAATAAATCTTTTTTCATCAGCAATCCAAAATCGGTGGTATTGAATATTAATTAAAAATTTTCTTTTTGTTGCATTCATTGCATGTGATCGATTGTTACCAATCATTCTTTTTTTTCCAGTTATTTGACATATACGTGACATATTTTTTCTCTTAAATTAAAAAATTAATATTTTTTATCTTTATATATTAATCGATAAAAATATTTTAGCATATTATAAAAAACTATAGTAGTTGTTTAATTTTTCTGCATTTTTTTATATTACATCATATTTTTTATGTGTATTTCTTAACAAATTAAATGAATTTTTGAAAACAATAGTTTATAAGTATTAGAATATTATTTGAATATTTGAATATAAGAATACTATTATTGGTTCTTTAATGTTTATATATAAGTGAATATTAATCAGGAAAATTTTTTTATGAGTATATACCATAAATACTTATCTAGGTTTTCAATATTTTTTTCTATTTTATTTCTTGTTTTTTTATTATTTATAGAAAGTAATATAGGATTTCAATGGATTTTTAGTTTAACTAGTCGTTTTTTTTTAGGATTAAAGGTTGAAGAAGTATCTGGAAATTGGCATGATTTTACATTAAAAAACGTTAATTATAACATGTTTAATACTTCTATGACAGCTAATCGTATACATGTAGTTTTAGATTGTAAATCTTTATTTAACATTTCTACAGTTATCAAAAATATTGAAACAGAAAAATTAATTATTTCGTTTAAAAAAAATAAAAATATTAATTTTGTTAAAAAAGAATTATCGAATAATTTTTTCGGAAAATATCAATCTATTAAACATTCTCTCTTCTTTCAGAAAATACATATAAATAATGTAATAATTAAAACATCTCAAACGAGTATTGGTCTATCAAATGTTTTAACTAGTATACATATTTCAAATGGTAATATCATTATATTTCCTACTGATATTGATCATATTCAGATAGCATTATCAAAAAAAAAATTAAAAAAACAATTTAAAAAAAATAATTTAATTACTATAAAAAGTTTATTTAAAAATAAAAAAATTTATGATTTTCTACCTATTTTTTCTGCTCAAAAAAAAAATTTTCTTCCGATAAATTTTAATTTAATATCTTTAAAATGCAAAAAGATCAATTTTATCAATTATCGCAATATAAATGTTTTTAAGATAAAATTATCAGCTAAATTAAAAAAAAATGTTTTAAAAATACATAAAATTAAAGTAAATTCTAGTTTTTTAAGATTACAATCTTATGGCAACATTATATTACATGATAATCACCGTATTTCATACAGTATCCATAATAAAATATTAATACCAAGATTTCATAATAAATTTTTAAACGTTTTATTAAAAGGTGATTTAGATAAAAAACTTAAATTTAATTTACAATGTAATAATTTATATAAATTTAATATTTCTGGTATAGTTTTTTTAAATAATTTTATTCATTCATTTCACTTAAACTTAAAAATTAAACGTTTGTTTTTTTCTTTAAAAAAAAATATTATTTTAGATGTTAAAAATTTACATGCAATGTTAAAAGGAAATTCAGATCATTATGTCTTTTTATTAGAAAATATTTTTAATATGAAAGGTATACCATCAAGTTTTATTAAAATTAAAGGAAACGGTAACTTAAAAAATATATCTTTAAAAAAAATTGAATTTTTTCCTATTAAAGGAAAAATATTACAAACAAAAGAAGATTATTTAAACAATACAATAATAGATACTCAATATTTTTTAAAATTAATAGGAAAAATGAATTTAATAGGAGAAATTAATAATAATATACATAATATGTATTTTTCTAACATACATTTAAATGGTAATTTAATGAATAAACAGCTTTCTATATTAGGTTCTTTAAATTATAAGAATTTTAATATTCTAGATATTCCTGGGATAGAGTTTATTTTCGGCAAAAATAAATTGTACTTAGAGGGAACATTGGGAAAAACATTTAATATTAATTCTTCTATTTATGCTGATAATTTAGATTATTTTTTGCCAAATTTGAAAGGAAAAATTAAATCTACATTTAATATCTGTGGTGATTATATATTTCCTATTATGATAAATAGCAAAACTTATGGACACAATATCAGTACGAATAATATTTTTTTAAGTTCATTAAAAATATTTACGAATATCAATATTCAAAATCAGTATTCAGGGACAATTTTATTAAATGCAAAAAAAATGAATTTTTTTAGTTTTCAGATTAATTCTTTGTTTTTAAAAACTCACTGGTATAATAATAAGAAAACATTTTTTTTCGTATTAAAAAATCATGAATTATATATAAATTTAGTTATTGATACTTTTTACGATCATAAAGAAAAAAACTGGCACATTTTTTTTAAAAAAGCAAATATTCAAACTTTTTTAGGAAATATTTCTATCAAAGATAGCGTTTTACTTCATGTTTATCATATAAAAAACTCAAAAGATAATGATTGTCAAAATAGTTTGAAAAAAAAACATAATTTTTTTTCTTTTTTTTATAAGGCAAATAATTATTTATCTAATATATTGCGTCAATCTTGTATACAGTTTCAAACACAACTTTCTATAAATACAAAATTAAAATGGATGTTTAGAAAAAACATTACTGATGGAAGATTGTTATTAAATGCTCATGATATAAAATTAAGAAACACTACTTTAAACAAGAATTTTTTTAATCATATAGATGATATTAAATTATCTATTCATTTAAACAAAAATAAATTGAAAAGTCGCTGGGTATGGAACGAGTTAATAAATGCAAAGAAAAAAACAAATATTTCTGGATATTTAAACATTATAGATGTTTATAATAAAAAAAATATACAAGGAACATGTGTAATTTCTAAAATTCCTAGTTCTATTATTAATTTTTTTTCTGAAGGATTTGATATAGCAATAGGTGCATTTAAAAGTCGTATAGTGTTTTTTGGCAGTTTTTTTCGACCTAAAATATCAGCTAATATAGAGCTTCAAGATATTTTTATTAAAGGTAATAATATATTAAAATATTTCACTGTAGTTTTTCCTTATTTTTTAGAAAAAATAAATTTGATCACAATTAATCAATCAATTTTAATAAAAAAAGCTGATATAGTATTCACTTTAAATCCAAATTTAACACAATCTAATAATACAGAATGGAATTTATCATTTAAAAGTGAAAAAATAGCAATAGCTATTTTCCCAAAAATAACATTTAAATTTTCTTCTTATTTAAATTTACATTATTTATTTTCAAAATATGATTTAACTGGATATATAAAGCTTGCTTTTTTTTATTTTCAAATTAACGAAAAAAATTTTTTATTTGATTTTAAAAATAGTTTCAATTAAATATTAAACTAATTTTTGAGCACGATTATATGAGGCAATGATTTCTGATTTTGCATCTTGACAATCTCCCCATCCTATAATTTTGACCCATTTTCTTTTTTCTAGTTTTTTGTAATGTTCAAAAAAATGAGAAATTTGATTTTTTAATAACGTTGATATATCTGATATATTGTTTATATATTCGTATTCTATACAAATTTTACTACTTGGTACTGCTATTATTTTATCATCTGATCCTGATTCATCGCACATTTTTAATATTCCGATAGGTTTGCAATGAATAACACAGTTAGATTGTATAGGATAATAAGACGGTACTAATACATCTAAAGGATCTCCATCTAAAGATAAAGTTTGATTAATGTATCCATAGTTACAGGGATAAAACATTGGTGTCGAGATAAATCGATCTACAAAAAGAACTCCTGACTCTTTATCTATCTCATATTTTATTGGAGAAGAATTCAATGGAATTTCTATAATTACGTATATATCATTAGGTATGTCATTACCTGCAATCACTTTTTTAAAATTCATTGTTATTCCTTAAAAAATATTATTATATATGTTATTAGTTGAGTTTTTTATATCAATAAAAATATAACTCTGTAATAAATAATAACATTCGAAAATTATTATATCTATACTTTATCTAAAGTAATTTATTTTAATTTTAAATAAATTTTTATATAATGTTAATTACATAAAAGCATATTTTTAAGGATGTATACATGCACTCAATACAAGAAATAAAAAATGAAGAAAAATTCTTGTTAGATACAGTAAAAAACACATTGCAAATAGCTCAGAATAAAACAACTGCGATTGAAGTTTTTATAAAAAAAATAATAGGCATTAGTGTTAATGTGAGAAATAGTATTATTGAAAATGTTCAATTTAATAGTGATAATACATTATTTATTACTGTGTATAATAAATTTTCTAAAGCTTGTGTATCTTCAAAAGATTTTAGTATCAATGGTATTAAAAATATGTTAGATACAGCTATTAATATTTCAAAATATTCTTCTTCTGATTTTTTCTCAGGATTACCAAATTTACAGTTATTATGTTTTCGTGCATTAGATCTCGATTTATTTCATCCATCTGAATTAAGCATAAAAAATATAATTAAGCTTGTTACTTCTTCTGAACAAGAAGCTTTTAAATTTGACAAACGGATTGTTAATAGTGAAGGTAGTTTTTTTAATAGTCATATGACAATAAATGTTTTTGGAAATAGTTTAGGTATGTTAGAAAAATACACCTCTACCCGTTATTCAACTTATAATTGTATGATTGCTCAAGATAGTAATTCCATGCAAAGAGATTTTGATTATTCTGTTGCTAGAAAGATAAATGACTTAGAAAAACCAGAAACGCTTGGAAAAAGTACTGCTACTCGTGCCATATCTCGATTAGGATCACAAAAAATACACACTAGAAAATGTCCAATCATTTTTTCAGCGGAAATAGCTCATATTTTTTTTTCTCATCTTGCCAATGCTATTAGTGGTGATAATGTTTATCAAAAATCTACGTTTTTAATTAATGATTTAGAAAAAAGAATTTTTCCTAAGTGGTTAAATATCGAAGAGAAACCGCATTTAAAAAAAGGTTTAGGTAGTAAACCATTTGACAATGAAGGTGTATCTACACAATATAAATATATTATTAAAAATGGAATATTAAAAACTTGGTTATTGAATACTTATAACGCTAGAAGACTTGACTTAGAAACTACAGGTAATGCCGGTGGAATTTTTAATTGGATAGTATCATACAATGATATCTCTTTCAGAGAATTACTAAAAAAAATGGATCAAGGTTTATTAGTTACTGAGTTAATGGGACAAGGAGTTGATATCGTAAGTGGAAATTATTCACGTGGTGCAATAGGTTTTTATGTGGAAAAAGGAGAGGTTTCTTATCCTGTAAATGAAATTACAATATCTGGGAATTTAAGAGATATCTGGAATGATATCATTAATATTAGTAATGATATTGATATACGTAATAACATTCAGTGTGGTTCAATATTTGTATCGGAAATACAAGTTTCAGGTAATTAACAGATTTTTAATTTTATCAAATTTATTAAAGGTAATAGATTTATTACCTTTATAAAATTTTAATTTTATTTATTAAACTAAACTAATTTTTTTAATGAAGTTGACCTGTAAGCCGGGTTCTGTTTTAACAGTCATTCATCTAGGTTAATAATCACTTATTAACTCAAGCAGCCTACCCAGGTTTATAGAGTACGAGCAATACAGAAAACGACCTATATTTGGCTTTGCTCCGGGTGGAGTTTACAATGCCATAAATTGTTACCAATTATGCGGTGTGCTCTTACCACCCCTTTTCACCCTGGCCATATTTTTTTAAAAAATATAAAACTTTTTAAAAAATAGGTGGTTTTTTTTCTGTTGCACTAGTCATAAGCTTACGCTTTCCAGATATTATCTGGCACCCTGCTCTCTGGAGCCCGGACTTTCCTCTTTTTAATTTTTCATAAAACTAAACAGCGACTGTTTGGTCAACTTCAAACATAAAATTTTACATGATCTAGACGAATTTGTCACTTTTCTTTTTGAATCATTTTTTGATATAAATAATTTTTACTAATTTTATATATTTGTGAAGTAATTAAAACAGCTTTTTTCAACGATAAAGATTGTCTTAGTAGTATAAATGTATTTAATATTTCATTTGATAAATGATCAATTTTAGTTTTTTTAAAACCTTCAACAATTATTATTATTTCTCCTTTATAACGATTTTTATCTTCTTGAAGCCAATTGAGCATTAAATTTGCTTGCGTTCCATATATAGATTCCCATTTTTTTGTTATCTCTCTAGCAATTACTATATGTCTGTATTTATCTATTTGTTCTATTATATCTTTTATGGTTTCAAGGATTCTATATTTTGATTCATAAAAAATCATTGTTCGTGTTTCTTCTTTTAAAGATAATAACAAATCGCATCGTTTTTTCTTTTTTGAAGGAAGAAATCCTTCGTAGCAAAAACGATTATTAGTGATTCCAGAGGCACTTAATGCTGTAATAGCAGAACAAGGACCTGGAAGCGGAATGATATTAATATTAAAAAAATGACATTTTTTGATTAATAAATGACCAGGATCGTTAATCACAGGTGTACCTGCATTTGAAACTAAAGCTATGTTTTTTCCTGTTTTTAATTTTTCAATTAAATTGTTACTTTGTTTTTTTTCATTATCTTTATTCATTAATATTAGATTGTTTTTAATATTAAAATTTTGTAGTAAAATATTAGTATGTCTAATATTTTCTGCTGCAATTAAATTAACATTTTTTAATATTTCCAACGCTCTGTGAGTTATATCTAAAAGATTACCGATTGGTGTTGGTACGATATAAAGTATACCATTGTTTATTTGATTCATTTTTTTCATATAATTTTTTTTTTAAATATTCATCATTGTAATTTTATTGAATATAAAAATTATATTTAAAATATATACAATATTTTTTTGTGTGTAAATTTAAATTATACACATATTTTTTATTTTAAGGATCGCTAGTGAAACGAGTAGTTATTACAGGTTTTGGTATTGTTTCAAGTATAGGTAATAATAAAAAGGAAGTACTGACATCTTTATATAACGGTAATTCAGGTATTACTTTTTCAGATGAAATGAAAAAATTACACATGCGCAGTCAAATATGGGGTAATGTTCAATTAAAAGAGATCAAGAAAATAAATCAAAAAAGTTTACGTTTTATGAATAATGCCTCTAAATATTCTTTTTTATCTATGAAAGCAGCTATTAAAGACGCTAAAATAAAGATTATACAATATCAAAAAAATCCCCGTGTAGGATTAATTACTGGTTCAGGATGTGGTTTTTCAAAAAATGATGCATATGATTGCACAACTACTACGAAAAATATAGATTATTTAAATTCTATTAGTCCTTATTTTGTCTTTAAAAAAATGCCTTCTAACATGTCAGCATGTTTGTCTACTTTTTTTAAAATTTATGGGATAAGTTATTCTATTAGTTCAGCATGTTCTACTTCGGCTCATTGTATTGGTCATGCATTTGAATTAATTAGATCCGGAAAACAAGATGTTATTTTTGCAGGTGGTGGAGACAATGTTAATATAGCATTGGCTCGTGAATTTGATACAATGAAAGTTTTATCTTCTAATTTTAATAATAATCCTAAAATAGCATCGCGTGTATACGATATCCATCGTGATGGATTTGTTATTTCAGAAGGGGCAGGGATATTAGTGATTGAAGAATTAAACTTTGCTTTATCTCGTGCCGCTAATATTTATGCAGAGATTATTGCATATTCCACTACGTCTGATGGTGATAGTATGTTTGTACCCTCAGGAAGAGGAGCAGTTCGTTGTATGAATTTAGCTAAAAAAGAAAATGATATCCCTATTGATTATCTTAATGTACATGGAACTTCTACTCAAATTGGTGATTTAATAGAGTTAAAAGCAATTAAAAAAGTTTTTAATAAAGAAAAACTTCCAATGATTTCTGCAACAAAGTCAATAACTGGGCATTCATTGGGTGCATCAGGAGTACATGAAATTATTTATATACTACTAATGTTTAAGTATAATTTTATAGCACCAACAATTAACATTGAAAAATTAGAACCATATGCAAAGAACATGAATATTGTTCAAAAAACTATTGATATAGAAATTAGTACAGCAATGTCTAATAGTTTTGGTTTTGGTGGTACTAATGTTTCATTAATACTAAAAAAATATTAACATTGTTATATTTAATATGTTTAGTATATATAGCATTTTTTATTTTATATGTAGTATAAAAAAGATAGTTTCATAAACTAATTAAGGTTTTTTTAAATGTTTTACAACAAAAAATCATTTTAATATTTACAGTATTAAAATGATTTTTTCTTATGAAAAATTAATTATTAATTATTTTTAAATAAAAAATATGTTTTTAAAATATGATTTTAATATCTTTTTATTTTACTAAGACAGAGAACTAAACAATGAATCAATTGAATGCATTAAAGCAATTTACAACTATTGTTGCAGATACTAGTGATATAAAATCTATATGTAAATATCAACCAGATGATGCAACTACAAATCCATCTTTAATACTTCAAGCAATAAATTTAAAAAATAATCAACATTTTGTTGATCAGGCTATAAAATATGGAAAAATGAAAGGAGGATTATATAAAGATCAAATTATTAATGCTAGTGATAAAATATTAGTTGATCTTGGAGTAGAAATTTTAAAATACATTCCTGGGTATATTTCTAGTGAAGTTGATGCTCGTTTATCTTTTAGTAAAGAAAAATGTATTTTAAGAGCTAAAAAAATAATTTATTTGTATGAACAACAAGGCGTTACAAGAAATCGTGTTTTAATTAAATTAGCAGCTACATGGGAATCTATAAAGGCTGCAGAAGAATTACAAAAAGAAAATATTCTTTGTAATTTAACACTTTTATTTTCTTTTGCTCAAGCGCGTGCTTGTGCAGAAGCAAACGTATTTTTAATTTCACCATTTGTTGGACGAATTTATGATTGGTATGTTGCTCAAAATTTAATATCAAAATCTTCTATAGAAAAAGATCCTGGTGTCATGTCAGTTTGTAAAATATACGAATATTATAAAAAACATAATTATAAAACTATAATTATGGGTGCAAGTTTTCGTAATATACAACAAATATTGTATTTATCTGGATGTGATCGATTAACTATTTCACCAATATTATTAGACCAGTTGCAATCTAATACTCAAAAATTAGAAAGAAAACTTATTCCCCATAATACCTTTTTAACTCCGCCTCAACCACTTTCTGAGGAAGAATTTAGATGGGAACATAATCAAGATGCTATGGCTGTAGAAAAATTATCTGAAGGTATACGAAATTTTGGAAGAGATCAATTACTTTTAGAAAAAATACTTTCTAAAAAAATGTAAATTTATTCAAAAATATTGACAATTATTTTTTATTGATAAGGAAAATATATGTGTTCACGAAGAGAATTAGCTAACGCTATTCGTATTCTTAGTATAGATGCTGTTCAAAAAGCACGATCAGGTCATCCTGGTATGCCTATGGGTATGGCAGATATAGCTGAAGTGTTGTGGAGAGATTTTTTAAAACATAATCCAGAAAATCCCATGTGGAGTAATCGTGATCGTTTTATACTTTCTAATGGACATGGATCGATGTTATTATATAGTTTATTACATCTTACAGGATATAAATTATCTATAAAGGAATTAAAAAATTTTAGGCAACTTAATTCAAAAACTCCAGGACACCCTGAAATAAATCAAACACCGGGTATAGAAGTAACAACCGGTCCATTAGGACAAGGTTTAGCTAATGCTGTTGGGATGGCTATTGCAGAAAGAACCTTAAGTTCTTATTTCAATCGACCAAATTATGATATTGTTAATCATTATACTTGGGTTTTTGTAGGTGATGGTTGTTTGATGGAAGGTATTTCTCATGAAGTTTGTTCTTTAGCAGGAACTTTGAAACTCGGTAAATTAATTGTTTTTTATGATAAAAATGGTATTTCTATAGATGGCCATGTTTCTAATTGGTTTACGGACGATACAGCAAAACGTTTTGAATCGTATAATTGGCATGTAGTAGATCAAGTTGACGGACATGATTCAAAATCGATAAAAAAAAGTATAGAAAAAGCAAAATTAATACAA from Buchnera aphidicola (Diuraphis noxia) harbors:
- the fliP gene encoding flagellar type III secretion system pore protein FliP (The bacterial flagellar biogenesis protein FliP forms a type III secretion system (T3SS)-type pore required for flagellar assembly.); translation: MKNNVSSELIFSTFSPILNSEKFFQITSSLSQIILLILIFSWILKKISFFKINNLISCMKIVDRLSLGPHESVVIIQIEKSKLILGVTSKNITHLHTISSILDIDKLEKKTNNITFSKKNFFSNTLKKFSKKFWKKIMFYRIIPFLFFLLFCPTVRAEIPGLTSHLLENGGQTWSVPVQTLVFLTSLTFLPAFVLMMTSFTRIVIVFGLLRNALGTPYAPPNQILIGLALFLTFFIMSPTFDKVYQEAYIPFSEEKINMEDAILKGSEPLKKFMLNQTRTPDLELFSKLAHISSYKNKNEIPMRVLLPSFITSELKTAFQIGFTIFIPFLIIDLVVASVLMALGMMMVPPSTISLPFKLMLFVLVDGWQLLISSLAQSFNI
- the fliQ gene encoding flagellar biosynthesis protein FliQ, with protein sequence MTSGYVMELFHDAMKITLILASPLLLAALISGLIISILQAATQINEQTLSFIPKIISVLGVIAILGPWMLGIMLDYMHNLFNNIPLVIK
- the fliR gene encoding flagellar biosynthetic protein FliR, whose product is MLTFNSFQLMTLISNFFWPMVRILSFVSIAPIFNDKLFNKKNKIILSAMISFLISPFLPKVQTVLFSDIGFVLLFQQILIGVVLGFTVQLLFVAANLSGEIIGLQIGLSFATFFNPNSYIGTSIISRLLNILMLLFFLVINAHLYFISMLIDSFYSMPIDNYLLNSNIFFTLLKFSSHIFLNSILFVLPIIIIFLTLSFIMSILNRLSPQISIFSIGFPLNLLTGILSLYFLISVTFPYFKKLLHESIFFISQTLLNVSG
- the rpmG gene encoding 50S ribosomal protein L33, with amino-acid sequence MAKKNREKIKMISSAGTGHYYTTTKNKRNTPDKLKFKKYDPIIRRHVLYHEGKIK
- the rpmB gene encoding 50S ribosomal protein L28; translated protein: MSRICQITGKKRMIGNNRSHAMNATKRKFLINIQYHRFWIADEKRFIKLRVSANGMRYINKKGIETIIKKIKDK
- the ppa gene encoding inorganic diphosphatase — protein: MNFKKVIAGNDIPNDIYVIIEIPLNSSPIKYEIDKESGVLFVDRFISTPMFYPCNYGYINQTLSLDGDPLDVLVPSYYPIQSNCVIHCKPIGILKMCDESGSDDKIIAVPSSKICIEYEYINNISDISTLLKNQISHFFEHYKKLEKRKWVKIIGWGDCQDAKSEIIASYNRAQKLV
- the pmbA gene encoding metalloprotease PmbA, which gives rise to MHSIQEIKNEEKFLLDTVKNTLQIAQNKTTAIEVFIKKIIGISVNVRNSIIENVQFNSDNTLFITVYNKFSKACVSSKDFSINGIKNMLDTAINISKYSSSDFFSGLPNLQLLCFRALDLDLFHPSELSIKNIIKLVTSSEQEAFKFDKRIVNSEGSFFNSHMTINVFGNSLGMLEKYTSTRYSTYNCMIAQDSNSMQRDFDYSVARKINDLEKPETLGKSTATRAISRLGSQKIHTRKCPIIFSAEIAHIFFSHLANAISGDNVYQKSTFLINDLEKRIFPKWLNIEEKPHLKKGLGSKPFDNEGVSTQYKYIIKNGILKTWLLNTYNARRLDLETTGNAGGIFNWIVSYNDISFRELLKKMDQGLLVTELMGQGVDIVSGNYSRGAIGFYVEKGEVSYPVNEITISGNLRDIWNDIINISNDIDIRNNIQCGSIFVSEIQVSGN
- the rsmI gene encoding 16S rRNA (cytidine(1402)-2'-O)-methyltransferase, which gives rise to MKKMNQINNGILYIVPTPIGNLLDITHRALEILKNVNLIAAENIRHTNILLQNFNIKNNLILMNKDNEKKQSNNLIEKLKTGKNIALVSNAGTPVINDPGHLLIKKCHFFNINIIPLPGPCSAITALSASGITNNRFCYEGFLPSKKKKRCDLLLSLKEETRTMIFYESKYRILETIKDIIEQIDKYRHIVIAREITKKWESIYGTQANLMLNWLQEDKNRYKGEIIIIVEGFKKTKIDHLSNEILNTFILLRQSLSLKKAVLITSQIYKISKNYLYQKMIQKEK
- a CDS encoding beta-ketoacyl synthase N-terminal-like domain-containing protein; the protein is MKRVVITGFGIVSSIGNNKKEVLTSLYNGNSGITFSDEMKKLHMRSQIWGNVQLKEIKKINQKSLRFMNNASKYSFLSMKAAIKDAKIKIIQYQKNPRVGLITGSGCGFSKNDAYDCTTTTKNIDYLNSISPYFVFKKMPSNMSACLSTFFKIYGISYSISSACSTSAHCIGHAFELIRSGKQDVIFAGGGDNVNIALAREFDTMKVLSSNFNNNPKIASRVYDIHRDGFVISEGAGILVIEELNFALSRAANIYAEIIAYSTTSDGDSMFVPSGRGAVRCMNLAKKENDIPIDYLNVHGTSTQIGDLIELKAIKKVFNKEKLPMISATKSITGHSLGASGVHEIIYILLMFKYNFIAPTINIEKLEPYAKNMNIVQKTIDIEISTAMSNSFGFGGTNVSLILKKY
- the tal gene encoding transaldolase, which encodes MNQLNALKQFTTIVADTSDIKSICKYQPDDATTNPSLILQAINLKNNQHFVDQAIKYGKMKGGLYKDQIINASDKILVDLGVEILKYIPGYISSEVDARLSFSKEKCILRAKKIIYLYEQQGVTRNRVLIKLAATWESIKAAEELQKENILCNLTLLFSFAQARACAEANVFLISPFVGRIYDWYVAQNLISKSSIEKDPGVMSVCKIYEYYKKHNYKTIIMGASFRNIQQILYLSGCDRLTISPILLDQLQSNTQKLERKLIPHNTFLTPPQPLSEEEFRWEHNQDAMAVEKLSEGIRNFGRDQLLLEKILSKKM